One segment of Nostoc piscinale CENA21 DNA contains the following:
- the arsS gene encoding arsenosugar biosynthesis radical SAM (seleno)protein ArsS (Some members of this family are selenoproteins.) yields the protein MQATSKFTNFNHKLNTPLTKKQITVLQINLGKRCNLACTHCHVEASPKRTEELSPEICTQLIELIHKFPEIEIVDLTGGAPEMNYGFKPLVEVARATNKQVIVRSNLTIYFVDGFGDLPEYFAQNQVRIVASLPCYLADNVDKMRGAGVFDDSIKALQWLNRVGYGHEPNLILDLVYNPQLPIGEKFALAPEQQQLEQDYKKFLKYKFNIKFNNLFTITNLPVGRTKLYLERKQLYIPYLQFLEAHFNASTVEHLMCRNELSIDYLGNVYDCDFNQMMNLPAKNANGENLTVAQLLAASNLDLISEVQTAAYCYGCTAGSGSSCGGALV from the coding sequence ATGCAAGCTACCTCAAAATTTACTAACTTTAACCATAAATTAAATACACCGTTAACTAAAAAGCAAATTACTGTTTTGCAAATTAACCTGGGTAAACGTTGCAACCTTGCTTGCACCCATTGTCATGTTGAAGCCAGCCCAAAACGCACAGAAGAACTGTCTCCAGAAATTTGCACGCAATTAATTGAATTAATCCATAAGTTTCCCGAAATTGAAATTGTTGATTTGACTGGTGGCGCACCAGAAATGAATTATGGATTTAAACCATTAGTAGAAGTAGCTAGAGCAACTAATAAACAAGTAATCGTCCGCTCTAACTTGACTATTTACTTTGTCGATGGCTTTGGTGATTTACCAGAATATTTTGCCCAAAATCAAGTGAGAATAGTTGCTTCTCTACCTTGTTACTTAGCCGATAATGTCGATAAAATGCGCGGTGCTGGTGTTTTTGATGATTCTATCAAAGCTTTGCAGTGGCTGAACCGCGTTGGCTATGGTCATGAACCTAACTTAATTTTAGATTTAGTTTACAATCCTCAGTTACCCATAGGTGAAAAATTTGCTTTAGCACCTGAACAACAGCAGTTAGAGCAAGATTATAAAAAATTTTTAAAATATAAATTTAATATTAAATTTAATAATTTATTTACAATCACAAATTTACCAGTCGGTAGAACTAAGCTGTATTTAGAGCGTAAACAACTCTACATCCCCTATCTCCAATTTTTAGAAGCCCATTTTAACGCCAGTACTGTTGAGCATTTAATGTGTCGAAATGAACTTTCGATTGATTATTTAGGAAATGTATATGATTGCGATTTTAACCAAATGATGAATCTACCCGCAAAAAATGCCAACGGGGAAAACTTAACAGTAGCGCAATTGTTAGCAGCTAGTAATTTAGACTTAATTTCTGAAGTCCAAACAGCCGCCTATTGCTATGGTTGTACAGCAGGGAGTGGTTCTAGCTGTGGTGGAGCTTTAGTTTAA